One window from the genome of Saimiri boliviensis isolate mSaiBol1 chromosome 2, mSaiBol1.pri, whole genome shotgun sequence encodes:
- the LOC120366306 gene encoding ADP-ribosylation factor-like protein 2-binding protein, producing MDALKEESFALPFSSASDAEFDAVVGYLEDITMDDEFQLLQRNFMDKYYLGFEDTEENKLTYTPIFNEYISLVEKYVEEQLLERIPGFSMAAFTTTLQHHKDEVAGDIFDRLLTFTDFLAFREMFLDYRAEKEGRGLDLSSGLVVTSLCKSSSVPASPNNLQH from the coding sequence ATGGATGCCTTAAAAGAAGAGAGCTTTGCGCTGCCTTTCTCCTCCGCCTCTGATGCAGAATTTGATGCTGTGGTTGGATATTTAGAGGACATTACCATGGATGACGAGTTCCAGTTATTACAGAGAAATTTCATGGACAAGTACTACCTGGGGTTTGAAGACACAGAGGAGAATAAACTCACCTACACACctatttttaatgaatacatttctCTGGTAGAAAAATATGTTGAAGAACAGCTGCTGGAGCGGATTCCTGGATTCAGCATGGCAGCTTTCACCACAACATTACAGCATCATAAAGATGAAGTGGCTGGTGACATATTTGACAGGCTGCTCACCTTTACAGATTTTCTGGCTTTTAGAGAAATGTTTTTGGACTACAGAGCAGAAAAAGAAGGCCGAGGACTGGATTTAAGCAGTGGCTTAGTGGTGACATCGTTGTGCAAATCATCATCTGTGCCAGCTTCCCCAAACAATCTGCAGCACTAG